In one Cyclopterus lumpus isolate fCycLum1 chromosome 22, fCycLum1.pri, whole genome shotgun sequence genomic region, the following are encoded:
- the LOC117751538 gene encoding potassium voltage-gated channel subfamily S member 3-like gives MFGRVLHSRRSGDCFINVNVGGFKQRVDCDALKRFPQTRLGRLLSCSSHEEVLELCDDFSPSEYYFDRSPRFFLYVLNFYLTGKIHLADGLCVLSFSQEIEYWGITERHLDFCCSNKFHELMKLAEDKSVDQGSGELQPHSLDSSTEELSASRDDVDLFEGSWCATLRRNIWIRLEDPGYSTSAKVMAVASLSVVIVSIVAMCVHSMPDYHQVDLHEKEIENPVLTFFEIICVLYFSAEFILRLAVAPSARKFLCGPLNMIDLLSIMPFYVTSACDAMDNGENTDLENVGKVVQILRLMRVFRILKLARHSAGLRSLGATLRHSSSEVGQLVLFLSVGISMFSALIYFVEKESQESELQTMPIGWWWATISMTTVGYGDTYPITLAGKLIATLCILCGLLMVALPVTNIFNKFSAFYERQRRIDLRRSNN, from the coding sequence ATGTTCGGACGGGTCCTGCATTCGCGCCGCTCCGGCGACTGCTTTATTAACGTCAACGTCGGCGGTTTCAAACAGCGCGTGGACTGCGACGCCCTGAAGCGGTTCCCGCAGACGCGTCTGGGTCGCCTCCTGTCTTGCAGCTCCCACGAGGAAGTCCTAGAGCTCTGCGATGACTTCAGTCCCTCTGAGTACTATTTTGACCGCAGTCCGCGTTTCTTCCTCTACGTTCTCAACTTTTACCTCACGGGCAAAATCCACCTGGCGGACGGGTTGTGCGTGCTCTCATTTTCTCAAGAGATTGAGTACTGGGGCATCACGGAGCGCCACCTGGACTTCTGCTGCAGCAACAAGTTCCACGAACTGATGAAGCTCGCGGAGGACAAGTCTGTGGATCAGGGGAGCGGTGAACTGCAGCCTCACAGCTTGGACTCGTCTACGGAGGAGCTGTCCGCTTCAAGGGACGACGTAGACCTGTTTGAAGGCTCCTGGTGTGCGACTCTCCGCAGGAACATCTGGATTCGACTTGAGGATCCAGGCTACTCCACTTCCGCCAAAGTGATGGCTGTAGCCTCCCTAAGCGTGGTCATCGTCTCTATTGTCGCCATGTGCGTCCACAGCATGCCGGACTACCATCAAGTGGATCTCCACGAGAAGGAGATTGAAAACCCAGTGCTGACTTTCTTCGAGATCATCTGTGTTCTGTACTTCTCCGCCGAGTTTATTCTCCGCCTGGCTGTTGCGCCTTCAGCCAGGAAGTTCTTGTGCGGCCCCCTCAATATGATCGACTTATTGTCAATCATGCCCTTCTATGTCACTTCGGCCTGTGATGCAATGGACAACGGGGAGAACACAGACCTGGAGAACGTCGGCAAGGTGGTGCAGATCTTGAGGTTGATGCGAGTGTTTCGCATCCTAAAGCTGGCTCGCCACTCGGCCGGCCTCCGCTCTCTTGGCGCCACACTGCGCCACAGCTCCAGCGAAGTGGGGCAGCTGGTGCTTTTCCTGTCCGTGGGCATTTCGATGTTTTCCGCTCTCATTTACTTTGTGGAGAAAGAATCTCAGGAGTCGGAGCTGCAGACGATGCCCATTGGCTGGTGGTGGGCCACCATTAGCATGACTACAGTGGGCTACGGGGACACCTACCCCATTACGCTGGCTGGGAAGCTGATAGCAACCCTGTGCATCCTCTGTGGGCTGCTGATGGTGGCTCTGCCCGTTACTAACATCTTCAATAAATTCTCCGCTTTCTATGAGAGGCAAAGACGTATAGATCTCAGACGAAGCAATAACTGA
- the fosl2 gene encoding fos-related antigen 2 gives MYQDYSGNYDTSSRGSSTSPAQPESFTSGSSTIGSPVSTSSYQKYRVDMPGSNSAFIPTINAITTSQDLQWMVQPTVITSMSNPYSRSHPYGHHLPNGPGLLGHNTLARPGVIRSIGDARGRRKRDEQLTPEEEEKRRVRRERNKLAAAKCRNRRRELTEMLQGETEKLEEEKSDLQKEIENLQKEKDKLEFMLVAHNPVCKLPIDERHQQHQQHQQHQHHHHHHQQQQQQQQQQQQQCAPLPLTMRPNMGSRPQMNHVVVKQEPDERNDVGKPQRSVIKPICLGGGGGMYCTDGDSLNTPVVAASTPAATPSAPSLIFTYPSMLEPESPSPSSESCSKAHRRSSSSGDQSSDSLNSPTLLAL, from the exons ATGTACCAGGACTACTCCGGGAACTACGACACCTCGTCCCGCGGCAGCAGCACCTCTCCGGCCCAGCCAGAGTCCTTCACGAGCGGCAGCAGCACGATCGGAAGTCCGGTCTCTACCTCAAGCTACCAG AAGTACCGGGTCGACATGCCCGGCTCCAACAGTGCCTTCATACCCACCATCAATGCAATCACGACCAGCCAAGACCTGCAGTGGATGGTGCAGCCCACCGTCATCACCTCCATGTCCAACCCGTACTCCCGCTCCCACCCGTACGGCCACCACCTGCCAAACGGGCCGGGGCTGCTGGGGCACAACACGCTGGCTCGGCCCGGGGTCATCCGCTCCATCGGGGACGCCAGGGGCCGACGCAAGAGGGACGAACAG CTCACcccggaggaagaggagaagcgGAGGGTGAGGCGCGAGAGGAATAAGTTGGCGGCCGCCAAATGCCGCAACCGCAGGCGAGAGCTCACGGAGATGCTGCAAGGG GAAACTGaaaagctggaggaggagaaatccGACCTGCAGAAAGAGATCGAGAACCTgcagaaggagaaagacaagCTGGAGTTCATGCTGGTTGCCCACAATCCCGTGTGCAAGCTCCCCATCGACGAGcgccaccagcagcaccagcagcaccagcagcaccagcaccaccaccaccaccaccagcagcagcagcagcagcagcagcagcagcagcagcagtgcgCCCCGCTCCCCCTGACCATGCGCCCCAACATGGGCAGCCGGCCTCAGATGAACCACGTTGTCGTGAAGCAAGAGCCGGACGAAAGAAACGACGTGGGCAAGCCCCAGCGCTCCGTCATCAAGCCCATCTGCctgggcggcggcggcgggatGTACTGCACGGATGGGGACAGCCTGAACACGCCGGTGGTGGCGGCGTCCACCCCGGCCGCCACGCCCAGCGCCCCGAGCCTCATATTTACCTACCCGAGCATGCTGGAGCCCGAGAGCCCCTCGCCCTCCTCCGAGTCCTGCTCCAAGGCCCACcggcgcagcagcagcagcggggaCCAGTCCTCAGACTCCCTCAACTCGCCCACCCTCCTGGCGCTCTGA